Proteins co-encoded in one Papaver somniferum cultivar HN1 chromosome 5, ASM357369v1, whole genome shotgun sequence genomic window:
- the LOC113284368 gene encoding pyruvate dehydrogenase E1 component subunit beta-3, chloroplastic-like, with amino-acid sequence MATLLQGIGAAAALSSTSLDSKRFEVSSLKSLPIQTARKGRVFAIRSDSRDITLGSSNNKARSSPKLVANAVATKNQGSTASTTSKPGHELLLFEALREGLEEEMDRDPSVCVVGEDVGHYGGSYKVTKGLATKFGDLRVLDTPIAENSFTGMAIGAAMTGLRPVIEGMNMGFLLLAFNQISNNCGMLHYTSGGQFKIPVVIRGPGGVGRQLGAEHSQRLESYFQSIPGIQMVACSTPYNAKGLMKAAIRSENPVILFEHVLLYNLKERIPDEEYICSLEEAEMVRPGEHITILTYSRMRYHVMQAAKTLVNKGYDPEVIDIRSLKPFDLHTMGNSIKKTHRVLIVEECMRTGGIGASLTAAINENFHDYLDAPVICLSSQDVPTPYAGTLEEFTIVQPAQIVAAVEKLCQ; translated from the exons ATGGCAACACTTTTACAAGGAATTGGAGCCGCGGCTGCTTTATCCTCAACTTCATTGGATTCCAAGAGATTTGAGGTTTCTTCTCTCAAATCCCTTCCAATTCAAACAG CAAGGAAAGGAAGGGTTTTTGCTATCAGATCTGATTCAAGAGATATAACTTTGGGATCATCTAACAACAAAGCTCGTTCTTCACCAAAATTAGTTGCTAATGCAGTTGCA ACTAAGAATCAAGGTTCCACTGCATCAACCACATCTAAACCCGG GCATGAGCTATTACTTTTTGAAGCCCTCCGAGAAGGACTGGAAGAAGAGATGGACAGAGATCCATCTGTATGTGTTGTGGGGGAAGATGTTGGTCACTATGGAGGCTCTTACAAGGTGACCAAGGGCCTAGCCACAAAGTTTGGAGATCTTAGGGTTCTTGACACTCCAATCGCAGAGAACTCTTTCACAGGAATGGCTATTGGGGCTGCCATGACTGGCCTAAGGCCAGTTATTGAAGGAATGAACatgggttttcttcttctggctTTCAACCAAATTTCCAACAACTGTGGAATGCTACATTACACCTCAGGTGGCCAATTCAAAATTCCAGTAGTCATCCGTGGGCCTGGAGGTGTAGGACGCCAGCTTGGAGCAGAACACTCACAACGTCTTGAATCATATTTCCAGTCGATTCCTGGAATTCAAATGGTTGCTTGCTCAACTCCTTACAATGCCAAGGGATTAATGAAGGCTGCTATCCGAAGTGAGAATCCTGTGATTCTCTTTGAGCATGTTCTCTTGTACAATCTCAAGGAGAGGATCCCAGATGAGGAATACATTTGTTCACTAGAGGAGGCTGAGATGGTGAGGCCTGGAGAACACATTACAATTCTCACATACTCTCGCATGAGGTACCACGTGATGCAAGCGGCGAAGACCTTGGTTAACAAGGGTTATGATCCCGAAGTAATTGATATTAGGTCATTGAAGCCATTTGATCTTCACACTATGGGAAACTCAATTAAGAAGACTCACCGTGTTCTGATTGTTGAAGAGTGCATGAGAACTGGTGGAATTGGTGCCAGTTTGACAGCAGCAATTAATGAGAATTTCCATGATTATTTGGACGCCCCTGTTATCTGTTTGTCTTCACAGGATGTTCCAACTCCATATGCTGGGACATTGGAGGAATTCACTATTGTCCAGCCAGCCCAGATTGTTGCTGCTGTAGAGAAGCTCTGCCAGTAA